TAGGTCCTGCTGATGCCAAGGTCACTATCGTCGAATTTTTTGATCCTGCCTGTGAAGCTTGTCGGGCATTTTATCCCTTTGTGAAAAAGATCATGGCTGAATATCCACAAGATATTCGTCTGGTGCTACGTTATACCACTTTCCATGAAGGATCTGACGAGGTAGTGCGCATTTTAGAGGCTGCTCGTAAGCAAGGGCTTTTTAAGTCTGTACTGGAAGAAGTGCTCAAACGACAGCCGGAATGGGCCGTTCATGGTCAGCCTGATATCAATAAGGCGTGGGCGGCGGCAGAATTTGCCGGGCTGGATATTGAAAAGGCTGAAAAAGATGCTCAAGCAATTACAGTGACTTCTTTACTTAAGCAAGAAGCTGCAGATGTTAAGGCGATGAATGTTGAGAAGACTCCAACGTTCTTTGTGAATGGTAAAGTACTACCCAGCTTTGGAGCTCAGCAGTTGTATGATCTTGTGATTGCTGAAGTAAAGCGTTAAATTTTGTACGTTGCCGGATTGTGGGGCCGGCAGCGCTTATCATTATGCGTCCTGTGCAGAAAGAATATAGTTATTTTGTAGCGAGTTTTGGTATCATAGCGGCCTCTGATCGGGGCGGCCGTATGCCGTCATATCCAGAGCATGTTCTTCAGTGCCAGATATAGGCTGTGAACGAATTTTAATGTTGCTCCGGCCACTGTGTGCCTGCTTTCCCCGTCATCAATCAGAATTTTTTATTACTGCTTTCTGGCTGCAGCCTATATTCTTTGAATATGGGCTGCGCAGTATTTTCAGACAGCAATAAGTAAACTTACAGCTTAAGCCAAAGAGAACGCAGGTATTTATTGATGAGCAATGTGACAGTAAGCATCATTATGGGATCACGGTCTGACTGGCCGACCATGGAGCTGGCAACTATACCCCTGAAGGAACTTGGGGTGGAGTTTGAAACTCAGGTTGTTTCTGCTCATCGTACACCAGACCGTCTGCATCAGTTTGCAAGCGAAGCGCATACTCGCGGTATTCAGGTCATTATTGCCGGTGCCGGCGGTGCTGCTCACCTTGCGGGTATGGCTGCTGCAATGACACATTTACCTGTTATTGCTGTACCGGTTGCCAGTAAATACATGAAAGGTATGGATAGCCTGATGTCTATGGTACAGATGCCTAAAGGCGTGGCTGTTGCCTGTCAGGCGATCGGTGAAGCTGGCGGTTATAACGCCGGTTTGATGGCTGCGCAGATGTTAGCTTTACAGGATGAAGCCCTGAGTGAGCGTTTGCAGGCATGGCGTAAGAATCAGACTGACAGTGTGCCACTGGAGGTGTGTTAATGCATATTGCAATAGTAGGCTGCGGACAGCTGGCGCGAATGATGGCGCTTGCTGGCTGGCCAATGGGGTATCGATTTACCTTTCTGGCCGGTGCCGGTGAGAATACCACCTGTGTGCAGGGGTTGGGTGATATTGTTGATCTAACCGACGATATGAAAGGTAATGCTCTTTTTAATGCATTGGGTGAGCCTGATGTAGTTACCGTTGAGCGTGAGCATGTAGATACGGTATTACTTAAAACGCTTGTACCTCACTGTGCTGTCTATCCTCAGCCAGAAGCGATCGAAGTCTGCCAGCATCGTGGTCGTGAGAAAACCTTCCTGAATAATCTGGGCATTCCGACAGCTAGTTTCCGGGTTGCTAATAGTACTGAAGAATTGCAGGCGGCCGTTGATGAGATGGGTGCTCCTGTACTGATCAAGTCATGCGAAGAAGGTTATGATGGTCGTGGCCAGTGGTTGATTGAAAATCCACAGCAATTAACTGATTTACTAAGCAGCGATACTGTTTTGCCGGAAGTTGTTGTTGAAGGTTTTGTGAAGTTTGAGCGTGAGGTGTCTCTGGTTGCAGCCCGTTCGCCGAACGGAGATATCAGCTGTTATCCGTTGGCAGAGAATCATCACAGCGGCGGTATTCTGCTGAGTTCTGTTGCGCCGGCTCCCGAGCTGACTGATGAAATGACTGCTCAGGCTAAAGAGATTGCTGATGCCGTTTTCAACGAACTAAATTATGTTGGCGTATTGGCAATTGAGTTGTTTGTGAGTGAAGGGAAGCTTATTGTTAATGAGTTAGCTCCACGGGTGCATAACAGTGGCCACTGGACTCAGATTGCCGGTATTTGCACACAGTTTGAAAATCATATGCGAGCGATTACTTCTGTTGGTTTGGGTACAACTGAGCCAGATGGTTATTCTGCGATGGTAAATCTTCTTGGCTGTGATCCTACCGATGAGATGGTGGATATGAGTAACGTACAACTACATAAGTACAATAAAACTCTGCGACCTAACCGTAAGGTTGGTCATCTGAACCTGCGTCACAACACTCTTAATGAGCTTCAGGTGCAGGTTGAGACTTTTAAACAGGAACTTTACGGTTAAGTACTTCTAACTATTTATTCGATAAGAGCCCGGTCGCTGATGTCAGCCACCGGGCTTTTTTATTGGAAGTGATTATTTAGCTATTAGGAATGAGTTTTAGACAGACAAAGTACTGGCTTAGTCAGGGAAGGTGTTGCTGTTAATGTGATGTTAAAGGCAAAACGCCTGCTTCATGGAAGGTTTAGCGAAGCAAGCGTGTGTGGAGAATTTCAGTTCTGAATGCTTTACTCAGTGTCCTGAGTGTCAGTTTTATTTTCCTCAGTTTTATTTTCCTCAGTTTCTTTTTCGGTTGGTTTTTCATCGTTTTGTCCATCGCAGGAACCGCAGCAGCTCATAGTTTTTCCTTTGTATTAATTCAACATTGTAGTGATGCTTCAATGTAACTTTCCGGTTATGAAATGCATTTGATATTCGTCAATCGAGCGTGTTTTGAGAGGCCATCTATATGATTGAACTACAACCCGGAATTGAACATTTAATTGGCCAGTCTTTAATAGGCATTTTATTGCGTTGAATTAACGTCGTTAGAAGGCGTAGTTCGCACCAAAGGTTTTCCCGATGAGTTTAAAATTTAAGCAGTCATGGCTTCGAGCGTTTTTTCTTTATGGTTACCGTAAAGTCATGATGACTTGAGAGTCTGGATGGGCTCAGAGTAAGTGAAGTTATGAGCTTCTGGCCTAATTTGAGGTTTTCGTCATCTGATAGTTTTTTCTATGGCGCTTAAGTATAGGCTGTTCTATCAGATAATAACTTATAGCAGCAAGCGCAATGCCAATCGATAGAGCTGTTATTAATGAGGTTTGCCAGCTGGCATCAAGGTTTCTCATAATATGTATTACAGGGTAGTGCCAAAGATAAAGTCCATAAGACATTTTCCCGAGCCACGCTAATATGCTGCTGCCCATCCATGTAGGGGCGGCGAGAATGATCATGGCAGCGCCGATTTCAGTGAGACTGAATCCGAATAATGTAGTTGATTCCATACGCCAGCGAAAATAAGCCATTGCCAAGCTGGTTAGCATAAAGCCAATAATAGTGACGAGTTTGTTCTTGATGGGGTTGATAGTAGTTAGCAATGCACCAAATATCAGGCCGCTGCAATGTGTGTCAGCTCTATCGTAAATATCACGCCAGTCTTGAAGCCAATAGTGTTCTTGCCATCTCCAGAGAGTCGCGGCAATCCACATGAAAGAAAGAGTGAGTCTAATATGTTCTTTAGGGAGTTTTAAGATCAAGGCTAAAATGAGGGGCCATAGTAAATAGAAGTGCATTTCTACTGAAAGGCTCCAGGTATGGCTTAGCACTTCAAGGGGAATATCAAAAGCCCGAGCGTAATCTGCCAGATAAAGACCCGATAAAACAATATCTTGGTAGTGTTGTGTAGTTTTATATTGTGGATACAGTATTGGTGCAAGAAGAGCATAAACTGTTATCAATAAAAGTAGAGCGGGATATAACCGCCACAATCGTCTTGTATAAAAGCGACAGTAGTTGATCTGATTTGTTTTCTGCCTTTCATCCACAAGGAGTTTTGTTATGAGGTATCCGGACAGGACGAAGAAAATATCTACGCCAAGAAAGCCGCCGCTAAGTTGAGGAACTTTAGCATGAAATGCTACAACCAAGATTGCGGCGATAGCACGCAAACCATCTAGCTTGGGATCGTAGTGCATGATGTAGTTAGCGAGTTCATGGAGGTCTTTCTATTCCTTAAGCTATTTCGTTTATCCTTAAATGTAGTGCCTTGCGGGTACTAAAACCAACTAACTACTTAGAAAGCAGTGGGTCTTCCGTGACTAGAGCTAGGAGCTGAATGGTCTTATCAGTAAAGAGTGAGTCGGATGCTCTAAAGAAAGTTTGTAGGGATAAAAATGGTGGGCGTTCCGGGACTCGAATCCATGACCTGTGCGGGTTTATAAAGAGTGAGTCGGATGCTCTAAAGAAAATCTGTAGGGATAAAAATGGTGGGCCTTCCGGGACTCGAACCCGTGACCTGTGCGGGTTTATAAAGAGTGAGTCGGATGCTTTAATAAAATCTGTGGGGTTAAAAATGGTGGGCCTTCCGGGACTCGAACCCAGGACCTGCCGATTATGAGTCGGATGCTCTAACCAACTGAGCTAAAGGCCCCCACAAGAGGGTGCCCATAATACCACAAGGTAAAATGGGCACAAGAGTTTGATTTAACTACTTTTAATGATCGTCCAGGAAACCGCGCAGATGATCAGAGCGGCTTGGGTGGCGCAGCTTACGAAGTGCTTTCGCTTCGATCTGACGAATACGCTCACGAGTTACATCAAACTGCTTACCTACTTCTTCCAGTGTGTGATCGGTATTCATGTTAATACCGAAACGCATACGAAGAACTTTGGCTTCACGAGCTGTCAGGCCGGCAAGAACTTCTTTAGTTGCTTCACGAAGACCTTCGCCTGTGGCTGAGTCTACCGGAGAGTCGATAGTTACATCTTCAATGAAATCACCCAGGCTCGAATCTTCATCGTCGCCAATTGGAGTTTCCATAGAGATAGGCTCTTTAGCAATCTTCAGAACTTTACGGATCTTATCTTCAGGCATATCCATACGTTCAGCCAGTTCTTCAGGTGTAGGTTCACGACCCATTTCCTGTAGCATCTGACGAGAGATACGGTTTAGCTTGTTGATAGTCTCGATCATATGAACAGGAATACGAATTGTACGTGCCTGGTCAGCGATAGAGCGGGTGATTGCTTGTCGAATCCACCATGTTGCATAAGTAGAGAATTTGTAACCGCGACGGTATTCAAATTTATCTACTGCCTTCATCAAACCGATGTTGCCTTCCTGGATCAGATCCAGGAATTGTAAGCCACGGTTGGTATACTTCTTGGCAATCGAAATTACCAGACGAAGGTTTGCTTCAACCATTTCTTTCTTAGCGCGACGAGCACGAGCTTCACCAATCGACATGCGACGGTTAACGTCTTTCATTTCGTTCAGCGTTAAGTGGAGCTCGCCTTCGATCTGAATCAGTTTCTTCTGAGCACGCTTAAGTTCGATTTCGTGACGCTTCAGAGCCGGCGCGAAAGCGTTATCTGAATTAATCAGGTTCTGAAGCCATTCTGGGTTGGTTTCATTGCCTGGGAATTCTTTTATAAACTGACGACGAGGCATCTTTGCACGCTGAGTGCAGATCTGCATGATCGCACGTTCCTGACGACGAATACGGTCTATTGCGCTGCGCACATTATCAACCAGCATGTCATAGTAACGAGGTGACAGTTTAATAGGCGAGAAAGCGTCGGTAAGCTCTTTAAAGGCTTTAGAAGCGGCTTTGCTGTCGCGCCCCTGGCTTTCTGCGGCTTTCAGATACGTAATGTAAGTGCTACGAACCAGGTCAAAGCGTCGTTTTGCTTCTTCAGGGTCTGGGCCGCGCTCTTTTTCTTCTTCGTCATCGTCATCGCTGTCAGCTGCTGGCTGAGGTGCCGCTGTCGGAATCTCGTTACCTTCATCAGGATCGATATAACCGCTGAAAATATCACTCAGTCGGCCTTCTTCTTCTAATGTGGCGTCGTAAGCACCGAGAATCGCTTCAACTGACCCAGGGAACGCAGCCAGGCCAGCCATAACTTCACGGAGGCCTTCTTCGATGCGCTTAGCGATTTCTATTTCGCCCTGGCGAGTCAGCAGTTCAACTGTACCCATTTCTCGCATATACATACGAACAGGGTCAGTGGTGCGGCCTGCATCGGATTCTACTGCAGCCAGTGCGGCAACTGCTTCGTCGTCTGCTTCTTCCGCGGAATCGCCTTCGGTCATCAGCAGGGTATCGGCATCTGGTGCTTCTTGAGATACTTTGATGCCCATGTCGTTGATCATGCGAATAATGTCTTCGACCTGATCCGGATCGGCAATATCTTCTGGCAGGTGGTCATTGACTTCGGCGTATGTAAGGTAGCCTTGCTCCTTACCGCGTGCGATCAGTTCCTTGAGGCGTGACTGCTGCTGGGAGGTGTCTGACATAAGTGCCCTTCATGATGATGACAGAGTGAAAAATTAGCCCGACATTATAGCGACAGACCGTTGTAAATACTACTGATAAGCACTGTTGGATCGTGCCAATGTGGTTAAAATGTTTACTCTTTTTGCTGTTTAATTCAGGCAACAGAAAGACTTTACCTGAGTTATTGATTAAGCATAGTAAATAGATGGGGGTAATGCCTAATACTTCAAGGGCTTAGCGGCTGGCTCTGCTGCTATGTTGTTGCAATAACAGTTGGTTCAGGCGCTTATTATCTTCAGGCGAGCGTTGATTGAGAGATTTTAGTTCATCTATCTGCTGATCAATACTGCGTTCCTGTAAACGCTGTAAGGAATCGCTCAAAACATTTTGTGCATTATCTGTGTTTTGAATCGGTTCCAGGTGGGATATCTCGTTGAGCGTACCAAGATAGCCTGCCAGATCCGTCTCGGACTCCCAGTCAACAAATAGCATGCCAAGTGTCGCATCAGGTGTCTGGCGCAAGTATTCGACAAGCTTGAAGAGTAGTTGCTCCGTTCGACTATTGCTGTTGGCCAGAAAACTGAGTTCACAGCCATTAGCCAGGTGCGGTGCATGTAACAAAATTGATATAGCGCTGCTTGCTGGTGTAATGCGTATATTCAGATCTTGTGGCGGCCTGAATTCAGGCTTTTCCTGGCGAAAGTTCTTGTTTTTAAACTTCCCCTTTCCTGATTTGCCCTTACGCTTGAAGCCATTGTTCTTCTGGCTGTTACCATCGCCATAGCCTGAGTAATCATTGTCGTAATAACCACCGCCCTGATCGTATTCTGGCTGTGGATAGTCGTCGTAGTCTGAAGCAGGTTCGTATTCAGTTGTCTGATATGTTGGCTGAGGTGATGCTTTCGTGGCTTCCTGGAGGTTGCTGATGCTGTTTAGCTGTTCAAAACTGAGACCCGTGAGCTCACTTATTTTATCTTGCATCATTTGCTGCAAAATACTTGGTTGCATCAGCTGAATCATGGGTAGTGCCTGATTACTAAAGCTGGCCCGGCCGTCGAGACTGTTAAGGTCTGCGTCTTCTCCAAGGGTGCGGAAGAAAAAGTCTGATAATGGCAGAGCTTCAGTCAGGCGTTTTTCAAATTTCTCAGTGCCTTCCTGGCGTACCAGGCTGTCCGGGTCTTCGCCTTCCGGCAGAAAGAGAAAGCGTGCCTGTTTGCCGTCAGAAATGACAGGTAAGGTGGTTTCTAATGCCCGGCTTGCTGCTTTTCGGCCAGCCTGATCGCCGTCAAAGCAGAAGATGACTTCATCGACCATTTTGAAAAGGCGTTCGAGGTGTTGTGCGGAAGTGGCTGTGCCAAGTGTAGCAACGGCATAGCTAATGCCATATTGAGCCAGCCCTACAACATCCATATAGCCTTCGACAATAATCAGTTTGTTGAGATGCTGATTGAATTTTCGGGCTTCATACAGGCCGTAAAGCTCGCGACCTTTATGGAAGGTCTCTGTTTCTGGGGAGTTAAGGTATTTAGGTTTTTCATCACCTAGTACACGTCCGCCGAAAGCGATAACTCTGCCGCGCATATCCTTGATTGGAAACATAATGCGATCACGGAAGCGGTCGTAATAGCGATCACTCTCTTCCTTGTGGATAAGCATTCCTGCCTGTTCAAGGCGAGGCTTGTCTGCTTCAGTCTGGCTTAGTTTTTTGAGGAGATTGTCCCAGCCAGGTGGTGCATAACCTATACCGAACAGGGCAGCAATTTTTCCGGTTAAACCGCGTCCTTTCAGGTACTCTACAGCTTTCGCTTTCTGACTGTGTTGCTTTAATTGTTCCTGATAAAAGCTGGAAGCTTCTTCTAGCAAGGCAAAGATATCTTTGCGACGTAATTCACGTTGATGGTCGACTCTGGACTCATCGCGCGGAACTTCAACGCCGGCCAGTTTGGCAAGCTCTTCCACAGCTTCAGGGAAGCTAAGCCTGTCATGCTCCATAATGAATCCCAAGGCGTTACCGCCAGCACCGCAGCCAAAACAGTAATAGAACTGTTTTTCGTTATTAACGGTGAAGGAAGGGGATTTTTCATTATGGAAAGGGCACAGGCCAGAATAATTTTTGCCGGTGCGTTTGAGTTTTACCCGCGACTCAACAATATCCAGCACGTTAATGCGGGCAAGCAGGTCATCAATAAAAGATTGCGGGATTTTTCCGGCCATAAGACATTCGCCTGGGTAACCAATTACCGGTTATGTTAGCGGTTAAGGAAATGCTTGTCAGTATGGCTGAGTTGCCAGTTGATACTGGCAATATATTCTCAGGATGTCAGACGGGTTTTAACCAGTTGACTAATGGGGCCCATATCGGCGCGGCCCTGTACCTGAGGTTTAACCAGTGCCATTACTTTACCCATATCTTGCATACTTTGTGCCTGGGAGTCAGTGACAGCCTGATCAATGATGCTGATAAGTTCAGCTTCTGAAAGTGCCTGAGGCAGAAACTCTTTGATAACAACGAGTTCCTGCTTCTCAATATCGGCCAAATCATTTCGGTCAGCCGCTTCAAACTGGCTGATCGAATCGCGACGCTGCTTTTGCATTTTATCCAGCGTGGCGAGAATACGGGTATCGTCAGGTGTAATCCGCTCATCAACTTCGATGCGCTTGATTTCGGCAAGAATCATTCGGATGGTTGTCAGGCGTTCTTTTGCCTTAGCACGCATTGCTGTTTTCATCTCATCACTGATGCGTTGCTTCAGGTCAGACATAGTAGCTCCGATAGAATTCTTTAGACTGTTCGATGGGATAATCAGGTCATTAGCAAATGCTCAGGACCTGATTTGATCAGTTAGTCGCCAGGCGACGAACCCGTCAATGATTAGTACAGACGTACGCGACGCTGGTTTTCGCGCTGAACTTTTTTCAGGTGGCGCTTTACAGCAGCAGCAGCCTTACGCTTACGAACGGAAGTTGGCTTCTCGTAAAATTCACGACGACGCACTTCAGCCAAAACACCTGCTTTTTCGCAAGAACGCTTGAAACGACGCAGAGCTACGTCAAATGGCTCGTTTTCTTTAACTTTAACTGCTGGCATATTTAATACCTTACCTTCCTTAAAAAATTTAATCTGATTAGTCTGAGTTTAGACTCAGCTGGCCAATAAGGGCGAACATTCTATTCTGATGCAATGGCACTGTAAAGGCTAAATGCGATGAAATCTTCTCTAAATTGAAGCATAATGGCGCCGCTTTTTCTGCCACTTGGGCAAAGTCCGCGGCATCTTACAGTAAAGTCCGCATAAGAGCAGGCTGAATTTGATATTTTTTAGTCTGAAAAGCATTTTTTTAGCATTTTTTAACTTGTGGAAGCCAGCATGCGTGTATTGGGTATTGAAACTTCATGTGATGAAACCGGCGTAGCGATCTACGACACCGATAAAGGTTTATTAGGTGATGCGTTATACAGTCAGGTGGCAATGCATGCTGAATATGGTGGTGTCGTACCTGAACTGGCTTCCCGTGATCACGTCAGAAAGTTATTACCACTAGTGCGTGAGACTCTGCAGCAGGCAGACACAACCCCACAGCAGTTAGATGCTGTTGCCTATACTGCCGGCCCCGGGCTTATTGGTGCGTTGATGGTAGGTGCTGCTACAGGCAGAGCTATGGCTCTGGGCTGGGGTATTCCGGCGCTTGGTGTGCATCATATGGAAGGGCATTTGTTAGCGCCAATGTTAGAAGATACGCCTCCGGCGTTTCCGTTTGTGGCGTTATTGGTGTCCGGAGGGCACACTCAGCTCGTTCGGGTTGATGCGATTGGTGAATATAGTTTACTGGGTGAGTCATTAGATGATGCAGCCGGAGAAGCTTTTGATAAAGCTGCCAAGATGCTTGGACTAGCATATCCAGGTGGCCCGGAGGTTGCGCGGATGGCTGAACTGGGTGATCGCAGCCGTTTTCGGTTTCCGCGCCCTATGACTGATCGTCCTGGTTTAGATATGAGCTTTAGTGGATTAAAAACCTTCACACTTAACACCAGTAACAAGCTGCGGGTAGAAGGTGAGTTGTCTGAGCAGGATAAATATGATGTAGCTGCAGCGTTCGAAGAGGCTGTTGTTGAGACGCTGGCGATCAAGTGTCGTAGGGCATTACAACAAACAGGCTTTAAGCAATTAGTGATTGCCGGCGGTGTCAGTGCAAATCAACGTTTGCGTCGTAAACTGGGTGATATGGTAGCGAAAGAAAAAGCTGAGCTTTTTTATGCCCGGCCACGCTTTTGTACCGATAACGGAGCAATGATTGCTTTTGCGGGTGCTCAGCGTTTATTGGCTGGCCAGAAGAGTGATCTGACAATTTTAGCGCAGCCACGTTGGCCGCTGGATACATTGCCAGGGCTTTAAAACAGGCTTCCAGTAGTTATTTATAAGCGCTTATTCTTTTGAGAAACTGGCTGATATTCTGATGATGACTGGCAAACAGGATGCAGGATATCAGTAAGCTTAGCGTTAGCCATTGAGGTACGAGTAGCCAGGTAAATAAAGGGGTTAGTAAGGCCATGCCCAGTGCTGCAAGTGCTGATATTTTTAGCAGCCAGATTAGCAGCAACCAGCATGTTACCTGGGCCAGACCCAGCTGCCAGTCCAGAGCCAGGCAGGCGCCCACGGTAGTCGCGACGCCTTTGCCGCCTTTAAACTGCAGAAACACCGACCATATATGACCGCTAAGTACAGCGAGTACAGCGAGTGCCAGCCATAAAGGGGCAATAGCATTATCTTGCAGTATGAATTGTGCAACGCAGATTGCGATGAGTCCTTTGCACATGTCACCTGCCAGAGTTATTACTGCGGCCGCTTTATTACCGACTCTTAATACATTAGTGGCGCCAGGATTACCGGAGCCTTTTTGACGGGGGTCGTTGATGTTCATATAACGGCAGACGATCACTGCCGTGGGAATGGAACCCAGCAAATAGGCGGCCAGCAAAATTGCTATGTTGATGGCTGTATCAGGGCTGTTCATGTTAGGAACCGATAGTCAGATCTAATCTTATATACCGCTAATTGTGTAAAGATACAAATGGGTAACGATTAGTTTTAGCTAAGTTTTCTGCTTTAAAGGTTTTTAAGTACAGGTTTTCCGTCGGCAATGAGGCGTTTTAAATAAAAAGCTGACGATGCCGGACCTGTAAAAAGTTACTTTGTTAATAAATAAATGCGTTTTGAATGTATAGGTTTAAGGCGGAAATAAGCAAGCTTCTGTCGGGCAGACGTAATAGACTGCCGGTATAACAGTATTGACATCCTGATGCGCTATGTTAAGTATCAGGTAATAGAATATGTGCTGCTTTGCAGTGCTTTTTAAATCGACTTATCAACAGGTTACAAAGTAGTAATGGATATTGTTTATATTAAACAGCTGGAAATTGAAACGGTTATTGGTATCTATGACTGGGAACGTGAAATTCGTCAGCGCGTAGTGCTGGATATTGAAATGGGATCTGACATCTTGGCAGCGGCTGCTAGCGAAAATATTGATAATACACTGTGTTATAAGACAATTTCAGAGCGTTTGATCGATTTTATTGCCAATAGCGAGTTTCAGCTGATTGAAACCATGGCTGAAGAAGTGACCAAAATTCTGATGAATGAGTTTGGTGTTCGCTGGGTTCGGCTGCAGTTAGGTAAGCCGGGAGCCGTTCCTGCGGCAGAAGATGTAGGCATTATCATTGAGCGTGGAGAACGTTTTTAATGGCAAAAGTATTCGTCAGTATCGGCAGTAATCAGGATCGTGAGCATAATATTTGCGGCGGGCTGGATGCATTAAACGCTACTTTCAGTGAACTGCGTTTGTCGCCGGTCTATGAAAGTGATGCTGTCGGTTTTGATGGTGCGCCGTTTTATAATCTCGTAGGTGAATTCTTAACTGAGCTTGAGCTGCCAGCGTTGAATGCTGTGCTTAAAGATATTGAAGATCAGCATGGACGTTGTCGTAAGAGTGACAGCCTGGGGCGTACACTGGATATCGATATTCTTACTTACGATAACCTGATAGGCGATTTTTCCGGTATTCAGCTGCCGCGTGCTGAAGTGTTGATTAATGCTTTTGTTTTAAGGCCTTTAGCTGAGTTGGCGACGAAAGCACGCCATCCTGAGTCCGGAGAGACTTATCAGGATTTATGGCGCGATTTTGATAAAGAAAAACAGCCGTTAGTCGCGATAGACTTTAGCTGGCAAGATCAAAAGATTTCAGTTGCAGAAATAACAGCTGACTGATTATCAGGGAATATTCCGTTTATTAAGGAGTGACGCTTTGGAACTGACAACTATCATTAGCATTGTTGTGACTGTAATTATCATAGGTTACATCATTGCTGTGTATAACAGTCTGGTGAGTCTGCGTAACCGGCATCAAAATGCTTTTTCACAAATTGATGTACAGTTAAAGCGTCGCTATGACCTGATACCTAATCTGGTTGAAACCGCTAAAGGTTATCTTAAACATGAGCGTGAGACGCTGGAAGCAGTTATCAGTGCCCGTAATCAGGCGCGAGCAGGCCTGGAGAGTGCTATGGCCAGTGCACAGAGCGCTGGAGCGCTTCAGCAGTTAGGTGTTGCTGAATCTGGTTTACAGGCGGCTATGGGCAAGTTTAATCTGGTTGTTGAGGATTACCCCGAATTGAAAGCTGATGCTCAGATGCAGCAGCTGAGTGAAGAATTAACCTCAACAGAAAATCGTGTTGCGTTTGCCCGTCAGGGATTTAACGATGCGGTTATTGAATATAATGAATATAAGCAAAGCTTTCCGCCGATTTTATTAGCCGGCGTTTTTGGACATAAAGCGGATGCCAGCCTGTTGGAAATGGCTGACAGAGAGCAAATCCAGCAAGCGCCATCGGTCAGTTTCTGATACTGATCTGAGATGAATTTTTATGAAGCGCAGGCACAAGCCAGTAAGCGAAGTTATTGGCTGATTTTCCTGTTTGCCTGCGTTACTTTCCTGTTAATCGGTTTAACTACTCTCTTTGTTATCACCTGGCTATGGTTTGATGACGGCGGTTA
The DNA window shown above is from Aliamphritea ceti and carries:
- the rpoD gene encoding RNA polymerase sigma factor RpoD, with the translated sequence MSDTSQQQSRLKELIARGKEQGYLTYAEVNDHLPEDIADPDQVEDIIRMINDMGIKVSQEAPDADTLLMTEGDSAEEADDEAVAALAAVESDAGRTTDPVRMYMREMGTVELLTRQGEIEIAKRIEEGLREVMAGLAAFPGSVEAILGAYDATLEEEGRLSDIFSGYIDPDEGNEIPTAAPQPAADSDDDDEEEKERGPDPEEAKRRFDLVRSTYITYLKAAESQGRDSKAASKAFKELTDAFSPIKLSPRYYDMLVDNVRSAIDRIRRQERAIMQICTQRAKMPRRQFIKEFPGNETNPEWLQNLINSDNAFAPALKRHEIELKRAQKKLIQIEGELHLTLNEMKDVNRRMSIGEARARRAKKEMVEANLRLVISIAKKYTNRGLQFLDLIQEGNIGLMKAVDKFEYRRGYKFSTYATWWIRQAITRSIADQARTIRIPVHMIETINKLNRISRQMLQEMGREPTPEELAERMDMPEDKIRKVLKIAKEPISMETPIGDDEDSSLGDFIEDVTIDSPVDSATGEGLREATKEVLAGLTAREAKVLRMRFGINMNTDHTLEEVGKQFDVTRERIRQIEAKALRKLRHPSRSDHLRGFLDDH
- the purE gene encoding 5-(carboxyamino)imidazole ribonucleotide mutase, whose protein sequence is MSNVTVSIIMGSRSDWPTMELATIPLKELGVEFETQVVSAHRTPDRLHQFASEAHTRGIQVIIAGAGGAAHLAGMAAAMTHLPVIAVPVASKYMKGMDSLMSMVQMPKGVAVACQAIGEAGGYNAGLMAAQMLALQDEALSERLQAWRKNQTDSVPLEVC
- a CDS encoding acyltransferase family protein, which codes for MHYDPKLDGLRAIAAILVVAFHAKVPQLSGGFLGVDIFFVLSGYLITKLLVDERQKTNQINYCRFYTRRLWRLYPALLLLITVYALLAPILYPQYKTTQHYQDIVLSGLYLADYARAFDIPLEVLSHTWSLSVEMHFYLLWPLILALILKLPKEHIRLTLSFMWIAATLWRWQEHYWLQDWRDIYDRADTHCSGLIFGALLTTINPIKNKLVTIIGFMLTSLAMAYFRWRMESTTLFGFSLTEIGAAMIILAAPTWMGSSILAWLGKMSYGLYLWHYPVIHIMRNLDASWQTSLITALSIGIALAAISYYLIEQPILKRHRKNYQMTKTSN
- a CDS encoding 5-(carboxyamino)imidazole ribonucleotide synthase → MHIAIVGCGQLARMMALAGWPMGYRFTFLAGAGENTTCVQGLGDIVDLTDDMKGNALFNALGEPDVVTVEREHVDTVLLKTLVPHCAVYPQPEAIEVCQHRGREKTFLNNLGIPTASFRVANSTEELQAAVDEMGAPVLIKSCEEGYDGRGQWLIENPQQLTDLLSSDTVLPEVVVEGFVKFEREVSLVAARSPNGDISCYPLAENHHSGGILLSSVAPAPELTDEMTAQAKEIADAVFNELNYVGVLAIELFVSEGKLIVNELAPRVHNSGHWTQIAGICTQFENHMRAITSVGLGTTEPDGYSAMVNLLGCDPTDEMVDMSNVQLHKYNKTLRPNRKVGHLNLRHNTLNELQVQVETFKQELYG
- the dnaG gene encoding DNA primase — its product is MAGKIPQSFIDDLLARINVLDIVESRVKLKRTGKNYSGLCPFHNEKSPSFTVNNEKQFYYCFGCGAGGNALGFIMEHDRLSFPEAVEELAKLAGVEVPRDESRVDHQRELRRKDIFALLEEASSFYQEQLKQHSQKAKAVEYLKGRGLTGKIAALFGIGYAPPGWDNLLKKLSQTEADKPRLEQAGMLIHKEESDRYYDRFRDRIMFPIKDMRGRVIAFGGRVLGDEKPKYLNSPETETFHKGRELYGLYEARKFNQHLNKLIIVEGYMDVVGLAQYGISYAVATLGTATSAQHLERLFKMVDEVIFCFDGDQAGRKAASRALETTLPVISDGKQARFLFLPEGEDPDSLVRQEGTEKFEKRLTEALPLSDFFFRTLGEDADLNSLDGRASFSNQALPMIQLMQPSILQQMMQDKISELTGLSFEQLNSISNLQEATKASPQPTYQTTEYEPASDYDDYPQPEYDQGGGYYDNDYSGYGDGNSQKNNGFKRKGKSGKGKFKNKNFRQEKPEFRPPQDLNIRITPASSAISILLHAPHLANGCELSFLANSNSRTEQLLFKLVEYLRQTPDATLGMLFVDWESETDLAGYLGTLNEISHLEPIQNTDNAQNVLSDSLQRLQERSIDQQIDELKSLNQRSPEDNKRLNQLLLQQHSSRASR
- a CDS encoding DsbA family protein, producing the protein MSRSKIVVFASVLVVFAFGLAGYMWQKSQINSVEVVANSGSLERPYSPVLGPADAKVTIVEFFDPACEACRAFYPFVKKIMAEYPQDIRLVLRYTTFHEGSDEVVRILEAARKQGLFKSVLEEVLKRQPEWAVHGQPDINKAWAAAEFAGLDIEKAEKDAQAITVTSLLKQEAADVKAMNVEKTPTFFVNGKVLPSFGAQQLYDLVIAEVKR